A window of Hypomesus transpacificus isolate Combined female unplaced genomic scaffold, fHypTra1 scaffold_354, whole genome shotgun sequence contains these coding sequences:
- the LOC124464514 gene encoding sialoadhesin-like, producing the protein MELRTTGSVFVVFLCSVAVVLGQDRRVTYTLQRVCALRGSSVDLSCSYIYPSGHTVTETFWFTTWKTYPYDPNDLSLDPEYAGRVQYRGDNKRKATLTITDLRERDAAEYKFRFITNQPQGKWRGEPGVTLSVTGLQVEVALSTRGERVTLTCSSTCPLTGNPSYIWYKKGQHVQQASSQQLSVSSNFQDKYSCAVEGHKDLRSPAVCVSGKNCRRVTYSTRRLCVLKGSSVNISCTYYSYYTVTSSFWFSPGRRDGWRDISAPEDLAGDPEYAGRVQYSGTERKSSTLTITHLRERDSGEYRFTFKTGHPHYDWGDSFSGTTLTLTGLQVEVPPTWGEKTLTCSSTCPLTGNPSYIWYKNGQHVRQDSSQQHSVSSNSLDSYSCAVEGHEDLRSPAVCVSGQKCWRVNYPTRRVCVLRGSSVDISSTYTHPSYYKITKTFWVKGKAHNKDLKEDSKYTDRVKYIDTKVNHHILKITDLRETDSAKYNFRIIPDKGKYLGSPGVQLTVTGLQVEVTPSTVTEGQRVTLTCSSTCPLTGNSSYIWYKNGQHVRQDSSQQHSVSSNSLDSYSCAVEGHEDLRSPAVCVSGQKCWRVNYPTRRVCVLRGSSVDISSTYTHPSYYKITKTFWVKGKAHNKDLKEDSKYTDRVKYIDTKVNHHILKITDLRETDSAKYNFRIIPDKGKYLGSPGVQLTVTGLQVEVTPSTVTEGQRVTLTCSSTCPLTGNSSYIWYKNNQTRPETQQKLLYLDPVSSEDAGRYSCAVTEHQHLRSPEETLNVTYKPRTLSVSVSPSGEVVEGSSVTLTCSSDANPPGQTYTWYKENITSSKSSEHSYTITNISSEDSGGYHCQAGNTVGATNSSVVMITLIIRTGISTAQAAAAGTTVSVLLAVILLSACLLCRKKKTNCSNSRHPVDNGQAP; encoded by the exons ATGGAGTTGAGAACTACAggaagtgtgtttgtggtctTCCTCTGCTCTGTGGCAG TGGTGCTGGGTCAGGACAGGAGAGTGACTTACACCCTCCAGAGAGTCTGTGCCTTGAGAGGATCATCAGTGGACCTGTCCTGCTCCTATATTTACCCCAGTGGTCACACAGTCACTGAAACATTCTGGTTTACCACATGGAAGACTTATCCCTATGATCCCAATGACCTGAGTCTGGACCCAGAGTATGCAGGTCGTGTGCAGTACCGTGGGGATAACAAGAGAAAAGCAACCCTGACGATCAcagacctgagagagagagacgctgcTGAGTACAAGTTCAGGTTTATAACAAACCAACCACAAGGGAAATGGAGGGGGGAACCAGGAGTCACTCTCTCTGTTACAG GTCTTCAGGTGGAAGTGGCTCTTTCtaccagaggagagagggtgaccCTGACCTGTAGCTCCACCTGTCCTCTGACTGGTAACCCCTCCTACATCTGGTACAAGAAAGGACAACATGTACAACAGGCTTCATCCCAacagctctctgtctccagtaaCTTTCAGGACAAATACTCCTGTGCTGTAGAAGGCCATAAGGATCTCCGCTCTCCtgcagtgt gtgtttcTGGGAAGAACTGCAGGAGAGTGACTTACTCCACCAGGAGACTGTGTGTCTTGAAGGGCTCATCAGTGAACATCTCCTGCACCTATTACAGTTATTACACCGTCACCTCCAGCTTCTGGTTCAGTcctggaaggagagatggatggagggacatATCTGCACCTGAGGACCTAGCTGGAGACCCAGAGTACGCAGGTCGTGTGCAGTACTCTGGAACAGAGAGGAAGTCCTCCACCCTGACCATCacacacctgagagagagagactcaggagAGTATCGCTTCACATTCAAGACAGGACATCCACACTATGACTGGGGGGACAGTTTCTCTGGAACCACTCTGACTCTCACAG GTCTTCAGGTGGAGGTGCCTCCTACCTGGGGAGAGAAGACCCTGACCTGTAGCTCCACCTGTCCTCTGACTGGTAACCCCTCCTACATCTGGTACAAGAACGGACAACATGTACGACAGGATTCATCCCAACAGCACTCTGTCTCCAGTAACTCTCTGGACAGCTACTCCTGTGCTGTAGAAGGCCATGAGGATCTCCGCTCTCCtgcagtgt gtgtttcTGGTCAGAAGTGCTGGAGAGTGAATTACCCCaccaggagggtgtgtgtcttgAGAGGCTCATCAGTGGACATCTccagcacctacacacaccctaGTTACTATAAGATCACCAAAACATTCTGGGTTAAAGGGAAGGCTCACAACAAGGACCTGAAGGAAGATTCTAAGTACACTGATCGTGTTAAATACATTGACACTAAAGTGAACCACCACATCTTGAAAATCACAGACCTAAGAGAGACTGACTCAGCTAAGTACAACTTCAGAATCATACCAGATAAAGGGAAGTATCTTGGCTCTCCTGGAGTGCAGCTGACTGTCACAG GTCTTCAGGTGGAGGTGACTCCGTCCACAGTGAcggagggacagagggtgacCCTGACCTGTAGCTCCACCTGTCCTCTGACTGGTAACTCCTCGTACATCTGGTACAAGAACGGACAACATGTACGACAGGATTCATCCCAACAGCACTCTGTCTCCAGTAACTCTCTGGACAGCTACTCCTGTGCTGTAGAAGGCCATGAGGATCTCCGCTCTCCtgcagtgt gtgtttcTGGTCAGAAGTGCTGGAGAGTGAATTACCCCaccaggagggtgtgtgtcttgAGAGGCTCATCAGTGGACATCTccagcacctacacacaccctaGTTACTATAAGATCACCAAAACATTCTGGGTTAAAGGGAAGGCTCACAACAAGGACCTGAAGGAAGATTCTAAGTACACTGATCGTGTTAAATACATTGACACTAAAGTGAACCACCACATCTTGAAAATCACAGACCTAAGAGAGACTGACTCAGCTAAGTACAACTTCAGAATCATACCAGATAAAGGGAAGTATCTTGGCTCTCCTGGAGTGCAGCTGACTGTCACAG GTCTTCAGGTGGAGGTGACTCCGTCCACAGTGAcggagggacagagggtgacCCTGACCTGTAGCTCCACCTGTCCTCTGACTGGTAACTCCTCGTACATCTGGTACAAGAACAACCAAACCAGGCCAGAGACCCAACAGAAGCTCCTGTACCTGGACCCAGTCAGCAGTGAGGATGCAGGCAGATACTCCTGTGCTGTGACAGAACACCAGCATCTTCGCTCTCCTGAAGAGACTCTCAAtgttacat ACAAACCAAGGACTCTATCAGTGTCAGTCAGTCCCTCTGGTGAAGTAGTGGAGGGCAGTTCAGTGACTCTGACCTGCAGCAGTGATGCTAACCCACCAGGGCAGACATACACCTGGTACAAGGAGAACATCACCTCATCTAAATCATCTGAACACAGCTACACCATCACTAACATCAGCTCTGAGGACAGTGGAGGATACCACTGTCAGGCTGGGAATACAGTAGGAGCTACAAACTCCTCTGTTGTAATGATCACTCTGATCATTAGAACAG GGATCTCAACAGCtcaggctgcagcagcaggaACCACAGTCTCTGTTCTCCTGGCcgtcatcctcctctctgcctgcctcctctGCAG GAAGAAGAAGACCAACTGCAGTAATTCCAGGCACCCGGTAGATaatggacag GCACCGTGA